One stretch of Xanthomonas sp. DAR 35659 DNA includes these proteins:
- a CDS encoding class I SAM-dependent methyltransferase: MPRPGAGRYDVTRYIGPLLTRPLATALLAVRDAGATTWSGSLDLARSQGQALLGVDRWQWQGRDYPYPGKLKDRTIYHWDGEDFAPVSRFGGALIKLVPTEWGAPTFEIDGIKMLPSAQLSPFEDARRKVALVEPRGKQVLDTCGGLGYFAACALDAGVARIHSFEKNADVLWLRTLNPWSPDPAASEGRLHLTHGDVGSAIGGIADATMDAILHDPPRFGIAGELYAQAFYDQLARVLRRGGRLFHYTGSPNKLTSGRDVPREVARRLEKAGFRAQLALDGVLATRR, encoded by the coding sequence ATGCCGCGCCCTGGCGCCGGCAGATACGACGTGACCCGCTATATCGGCCCCCTGCTGACCCGTCCGCTCGCCACCGCGCTGCTTGCCGTGCGCGATGCCGGCGCCACCACCTGGTCCGGCTCGCTCGACCTGGCGCGTAGCCAGGGCCAGGCACTGCTTGGCGTCGACCGCTGGCAATGGCAGGGACGCGACTACCCGTATCCGGGCAAGCTCAAGGACCGCACGATCTACCATTGGGACGGCGAGGACTTCGCGCCGGTTTCGCGCTTCGGCGGCGCGCTGATCAAGCTGGTGCCGACCGAGTGGGGCGCGCCGACCTTCGAGATCGACGGCATCAAGATGCTGCCCAGCGCGCAGCTGTCGCCGTTCGAGGACGCGCGGCGCAAGGTGGCGCTGGTGGAACCGCGCGGCAAGCAGGTGCTCGACACCTGCGGCGGCCTCGGCTACTTCGCCGCCTGCGCGCTGGACGCCGGCGTGGCGCGGATCCACTCGTTCGAGAAGAACGCCGACGTGCTGTGGCTGCGCACGCTCAACCCGTGGTCGCCGGACCCGGCCGCCAGCGAGGGCCGCCTGCATCTGACCCATGGCGATGTCGGCAGCGCCATCGGCGGCATCGCCGATGCGACGATGGACGCGATCCTGCACGACCCGCCGCGCTTCGGTATCGCCGGCGAACTGTACGCGCAGGCCTTCTACGATCAATTGGCGCGGGTCCTGCGCCGCGGCGGCCGGCTGTTCCACTATACCGGCAGCCCGAACAAACTGACCAGCGGCCGCGACGTGCCGCGCGAGGTCGCCAGGCGCCTGGAAAAGGCCGGCTTCCGCGCGCAACTGGCGCTGGACGGGGTCCTGGCGACCCGCCGCTAG
- a CDS encoding LysR family transcriptional regulator translates to MLNFGRLDLNLLLTLDALLAEHNVTRAAERLHLSQPSVSVHLARLREALDDPLLLPGPRGMRPTARADALRAPLRQALEALQRAVAPAAPFDPAQAGDTWRVAASDYGESTIVLPALAALRRAAPGTRLAVLQVAPLQIARQAERGEIDLALHTRAGAPPTLRQRTLFAERYVLAGRADHPRLRRRPTPAQFCTLEHVIVSPDGGGFSGVTDAALHERGLRRRVALSVPHFLFVIDVLLRTDLVAMLPERVARGHPGLRLCAPPVPVPGYEMAMLWHERVHRDPAHRWVRELLAASV, encoded by the coding sequence ATGCTTAATTTCGGACGCCTGGACCTGAACCTGCTGCTGACCCTGGACGCGCTGCTGGCCGAGCACAACGTGACCCGCGCCGCCGAACGCCTGCATCTGTCGCAACCGTCGGTCAGCGTGCACCTGGCCAGGTTGCGCGAGGCGCTGGACGACCCCTTGCTGCTGCCGGGCCCGCGCGGGATGCGCCCGACCGCGCGCGCCGACGCCCTGCGCGCGCCGCTGCGGCAGGCGCTGGAGGCGCTGCAGCGCGCGGTCGCGCCCGCCGCGCCGTTCGATCCGGCGCAGGCCGGCGACACCTGGCGCGTGGCGGCGAGCGATTACGGCGAGTCCACCATCGTGTTGCCGGCACTGGCGGCGTTGCGCCGCGCGGCGCCGGGCACGCGCTTGGCGGTGCTGCAGGTGGCGCCGTTGCAGATCGCGCGCCAGGCCGAACGTGGCGAGATCGACCTGGCCCTGCATACCCGCGCCGGCGCGCCGCCGACCCTGCGCCAGCGCACGCTGTTCGCCGAGCGCTACGTGCTGGCCGGCCGTGCCGACCATCCGCGCCTGCGGCGACGGCCGACGCCGGCGCAGTTCTGCACGCTCGAACACGTGATCGTATCGCCGGACGGCGGCGGGTTCAGCGGCGTCACCGACGCGGCGCTGCACGAGCGCGGGCTGCGGCGCCGGGTGGCGCTGTCGGTGCCGCATTTCCTGTTCGTCATCGACGTGCTGCTGCGCACCGATCTGGTGGCGATGCTGCCGGAGCGGGTGGCGCGCGGCCACCCCGGCCTGCGCCTGTGCGCGCCGCCGGTGCCGGTGCCTGGATACGAGATGGCGATGCTGTGGCATGAGCGGGTGCATCGCGATCCGGCGCATCGCTGGGTGCGTGAGCTTCTTGCGGCGTCGGTGTGA
- a CDS encoding NAD(P)H-dependent oxidoreductase: protein MNVLLVYAHPEPTSLNGALRDFAVRRLQAAGHQVRVSDLYAMRWKPTLDAQDSLDGAAGARFDPVLDSGRAFATGRQREDIAAEQEKLRWADAVLLQFPLWWFSMPAILKGWVDRVYAYGFAYGVGEHSDTHWGDRYGEGTLAGKRAMLLVTTGGWESHYAARGINGPIDDLLFPIQHGILYYPGFDVLPPFVVYRSGRMDAQRFARTCDALGQRLDTLWDTTPIAFRKQNGGDYAIPDLTLRPEIAQGQTGFAAHVLGHEETRATEAAPASERRSGRA, encoded by the coding sequence ATGAACGTGCTGCTGGTCTACGCCCACCCCGAACCCACATCGCTCAACGGCGCGCTGCGCGACTTCGCCGTCCGGCGCCTGCAGGCCGCCGGACACCAGGTGCGGGTATCGGACCTGTACGCGATGCGCTGGAAGCCGACGCTCGATGCGCAGGACAGCCTGGACGGCGCCGCCGGCGCGCGCTTCGATCCCGTCCTGGACTCCGGGCGCGCCTTCGCCACTGGCCGCCAACGCGAGGACATCGCCGCCGAACAGGAAAAACTGCGCTGGGCCGACGCCGTACTGCTGCAGTTCCCGCTGTGGTGGTTCTCGATGCCGGCGATCCTGAAAGGCTGGGTGGACCGCGTCTACGCCTACGGTTTCGCCTACGGCGTCGGCGAACACTCCGACACCCACTGGGGCGACCGCTACGGCGAGGGAACGCTAGCCGGCAAGCGCGCGATGCTGCTCGTCACCACCGGCGGCTGGGAATCGCACTACGCCGCGCGCGGCATCAACGGGCCGATCGACGACCTGCTGTTCCCGATCCAGCACGGCATCCTGTACTACCCCGGTTTCGACGTGCTGCCGCCGTTCGTGGTCTACCGCAGCGGCCGCATGGATGCGCAGCGGTTCGCGCGGACCTGCGACGCGCTCGGCCAGCGCCTGGACACGCTGTGGGACACCACGCCGATCGCATTCCGCAAGCAGAACGGCGGCGACTATGCCATCCCGGACCTGACGCTGAGACCGGAGATCGCCCAGGGCCAGACCGGGTTCGCGGCGCATGTGCTGGGGCACGAGGAGACGCGAGCCACCGAGGCAGCGCCCGCGAGCGAGCGCCGCAGCGGTCGGGCATGA
- a CDS encoding DUF1615 domain-containing protein, protein MTVPAFARLLVLCASLALGACATQAPRAPERTPAEIKADIARRIPAAIPDRNGWANDVYVALASQELSTSADNICAVLAVIEQESTYRANPPVPGLGKISRAELGRRASALHVPGFVLDAALAVTSPNGRSYGDRIAAARTEQELSAIFQDFAGSVPLGQRLFGGLNPVHTGGPMQVSIAFAEAQTDGYPYPLQDTVRHEVFSRRGGVWFGTRHLLGYPSDYDALLYRFADFNAGWYASRNAAFQAALARASGIALALDGDLLTPGADLDAPGATERAARSLGARLGMDARAIRRDLQRGSDADFADSALYRQVFALADRDAGRPLPRAVLPGIALESPKITRKLTTAWFAQRVAERWQRCLGR, encoded by the coding sequence ATGACCGTCCCCGCATTCGCCCGCCTGCTCGTCCTGTGTGCCAGCCTGGCTCTGGGCGCCTGCGCCACCCAGGCACCGCGCGCGCCCGAACGCACACCGGCCGAGATCAAGGCCGACATCGCGCGGCGCATCCCGGCGGCGATTCCCGATCGCAACGGCTGGGCCAACGACGTCTATGTCGCCCTGGCCTCGCAGGAACTGAGCACCAGCGCCGACAACATCTGCGCCGTGCTGGCGGTGATCGAGCAGGAATCCACCTACCGGGCCAACCCACCGGTGCCGGGCCTGGGCAAGATCTCGCGCGCCGAACTCGGCCGCCGCGCGTCGGCATTGCATGTGCCCGGGTTCGTGCTCGACGCGGCGCTGGCGGTGACCTCGCCGAACGGCCGCAGCTACGGCGACCGCATCGCCGCGGCGCGCACCGAGCAGGAACTGAGCGCCATCTTCCAGGACTTCGCCGGCAGCGTGCCGCTGGGCCAGCGCCTGTTCGGCGGGCTCAACCCGGTGCATACCGGCGGGCCGATGCAGGTGAGCATCGCCTTCGCCGAAGCGCAGACCGACGGCTATCCGTATCCGCTGCAGGACACCGTGCGCCACGAAGTCTTCAGCCGCCGCGGCGGCGTGTGGTTCGGCACCCGCCATCTGCTCGGCTACCCGAGCGACTACGATGCGCTGCTGTACCGCTTCGCCGACTTCAACGCCGGCTGGTACGCCAGCCGCAACGCCGCGTTCCAGGCCGCGCTGGCACGGGCCAGCGGCATCGCCCTGGCGCTGGATGGCGACCTGCTGACGCCGGGCGCGGACCTCGATGCCCCCGGCGCCACCGAGCGCGCCGCGCGCAGCCTGGGCGCGCGGTTGGGCATGGACGCACGCGCGATTCGCCGCGACCTGCAGCGCGGCAGCGATGCGGACTTCGCCGACAGCGCGCTGTATCGCCAGGTGTTCGCGTTGGCCGACCGCGACGCCGGACGGCCGCTACCGCGCGCCGTGCTGCCAGGCATCGCCCTGGAAAGCCCGAAGATCACCCGCAAACTGACCACCGCCTGGTTCGCGCAGCGCGTGGCCGAACGCTGGCAGCGCTGCCTGGGCAGATGA
- a CDS encoding DUF3817 domain-containing protein, with product MPSSTVAPLAPVGRVFAAAAFFEGLTWAGLLLGMLLKYGTQTTELGVWLFGRLHGVAFLCYLAVSVIAAVRLRWPWWAWLLSLLAALPPLVTVPLELWFRRIGLLGEPRQRAVQ from the coding sequence GTGCCTTCCTCCACCGTCGCACCGCTCGCACCCGTTGGCCGCGTGTTCGCCGCCGCGGCTTTCTTCGAAGGACTGACCTGGGCCGGCCTGTTGCTCGGCATGCTGCTCAAGTACGGGACCCAGACCACCGAGCTGGGCGTGTGGCTGTTCGGGCGCCTGCATGGCGTAGCGTTCCTGTGCTACCTGGCCGTCAGCGTGATCGCCGCCGTCCGCCTGCGCTGGCCATGGTGGGCCTGGCTGTTGAGCCTGCTGGCGGCGCTGCCGCCGCTGGTGACGGTGCCGCTGGAACTGTGGTTTCGCCGCATCGGCCTGCTCGGCGAGCCACGACAGCGCGCAGTGCAGTAG